TATTTACtcttgaaaaaaatgattttatcaaaattaaccaAAAGTATCTGTATGAGATGTATTATGCATGAATAAATAGCACTTTGGGTCAAATTTACTTTTATGCTGCTGTGCTGAACCATaatatacaagaaaaacacattattattattattataccataccGCATCTTGTCAGGAAAGGACAAACAGCAAAGTATGGGCTTAAAGTAGTATAATTTCCTGAGTGATTGTTAACTGTGTTTTATACCTATTCAATAAAAATTGGGGaacgggaggggggggggggggggcggttctGTGAAATCAGACCTCTTCCTACATTCTTACAGTTATGGAGTTTGGAGTGTAgcaggcatttttttttcaaaacgggaaaatatatcatttttgaaaacattttggcaCAATAACCTTTGAATTTCACTGAgagtatatatattttactatttacaTAAGTAACAGATTGGTCAACACATTCTGGTGTTCTCCAATGAAAAACTTACATGTGGTCAATCTCATTtaagaaacatgttttatatgacatttaaaatgaaaaaaagcatATTCTTATACAACTGGCATCAGTTGCAAGAAACCATAGACCATAGAACCTCCAAAATAATGTTCATGTCCCAGTCCTACGTTTCCTCAaaccttcaaaaaaaaaaaaaaaaaaaaaaaaaaaaaactttgcttgCAGTGCATGTGCatttaaattaaaaccaaactgacttataaagggaaaataaaatgttgttgtttttttttaaataataaaaattagaaaaaaaattctttgtttgcAGTGCTCTGATGTAGATGATTTTCCCCATATTCTGCCAACacagacatgacaaaaatacaaagaaaattgaaGATGTCAATATTTAGgtttataatgaataaattatgacattctacagaaataagtaGATACTATTTTTACTGTatgccagggcttcctgctaggatttgaacctagaattctaactgaagtaagcgtgtttccttacactacaagaagtaaccCAATAGCAATACAGACTTTTTAAAGCATCTTAACACTGTCATTTGTACAtaatataaaagtgcaattagTTCCCAAATCTGCAATAACAGATGATTACTGAAAAGACATATAAAACGGCAatctatattatatatgtgactgtgatacttgtaaatatttcaacgaaACAAAATGTAATACATCATGAACTGTTGTAATATGTGTTTGTCGATACCCTcttcaattattttatttacatggtCCCATTCCGCTCTGCGTAGTTCACGTTTGCATTCTTTTTGGTATTGCTTAAATTTATTCCAAGATCCCGTTTTCTTAACTTGTTTGTAAAGACGagtttttcttttcaatgatttttttttatctttctattTAACCATGGTATTTTCcttttatgtttatgtatttttgatGAAACGTTTTTATTAACGCTTTTATgaataccatttttaaaaacagaCCAGAGCTCTTCAATATGGGTGTCACTGTTCactttttcagaaattttatttgAGATACACTGACAgtcacactatgttggttttcttatggcgcggctcattttgctatttttgtagTTGAACATACTGCCAAGTGTCAGCACatatctatttatgaaacagtaGAAATGGGCCGAGTTAAGCAAAATacgaaaaatataacaacactgcgcatgctccaccggaacgcgccagaacgccagaacaatattttcacatttggcgttgtttcgttccgtcgttgtggcgggggcgccagaacgacagaacgccaagacgacaTTTTTaagggcgccgtttataagtgtcggtctttcgttctgtcgcgttgcattcttcgttatatgGTTTTGATGGGGGTGCCAGAACGAGGAAAcgagacaacgccaaaagaggaaaacgtcgttctttcgttacgGCGGGGATgccagaacgacactggcagaaatcagccaccataatctccaataaaattacatttttaccaGTGGTAACCGGAATCACTGAACTTGAATTACATGAATGTTGATAAAACGAATGAGTTTCCAAAGACAGTGGTGGTTAAATATTTTAGTACACAGCTGTGTGTGGACTGAAATATTGATATTTGTGTATAATAAATTGTTTGCAAAATCTAGCTTGGTCTGACCCGGCCATTGTCAAACATTGGGTTCACAGGCTCATTGGCCATGCCAGGCCAGATATTAAAACATGCCCTAGTTTCTACGTATAGTGACTTTGCTTGACTTTGTAGCAATTTTGGGAGTAGAAGTTTTAGGACATGGATTTACTGAAATTCCAAATGCACCTTATGGCGTACGATAAAAGcatatgagccgcaccgtgagaaaagcaacatagtgtatttgcgaccagcatggatccagaccagcttgcgcatccaagCAGTatgagcatggatccagaccagcctgcgcatccgcgcagtctggtcagggtccatgctgttcgctttcattaaccctattgcaatttgagaaaccgttagcgttagttttttttcttataaaagcAAATTAACTAAACAAAATCCAGACatttgcacttttttcacagGAACCAAACTACATTTCCCAATTTTCTAGTTTCAAGTCCATTAATTTTCACGAGTTCGCATTGTACATTATAACGCATTTACGAGTGATGCTGCGCACCAGTTCGTCAGCTTGATgttataaataataagtaataaaactTGGTTAATTATAAGGTTTAATTTAATTTGGAAAGTTAACAATTGGGTCTGAAGTCGATTGTTGCCGGGCCACGAAGTGGAAAAGTGGGTCttttgcacccaactattttttACCATTTCTCCAACGGTCTAGGGGGCTTACCCCTATTAAACTAGCCTATGTGTTAGGAACTGATAAGTGAGTCTCTTTGATTATTACTGATTGATGGGTCAAAatgttatatagaaaatatatatggGCCCTTTAATTAACCAAATATGAGAATGagacattatatacacactgacaAGCTAGATCTACTGAAGATACAAAATAATATCGTTTACTGACAACCGACAATAAGTTTCGCCCAGGTCATGAGGTATCATAGCTAACAACACAGCTACGCCGTTGTTCAATTGTACTACATTTTGAACCTGTCTGCAACGAGGACGAGAATTTACTCAGACACCGTTTTTAGGAATGTTGATAAATCTTCCATGCTTTTGAATTGTGAGATATTTTGCTTACAAAACAGTACAGTTAAGAAAGTGTTCCTAACTAAGGTAAATATGGTTTTACTTGCATTTGACTTCGAAATAGTTATTGTCTGAACGAGGTAGTACGGTGTACGAATATAAAACACCACTGACGATTTCTTCGGGGCTTCAATAGGACTAGTACTTTATGGTTAAATGATTAATTGATTagccaaaaacaacaacatgatatTTTATCTATTGAATTAATCGAAAACCATTCTTAATATAACAAAGTTACATTACAGTTATACCATTTTTACACACGTTGATTTTTAAAGTCTATTTCGTGACATCAGATTTGACAATTGCCAATTTGAACTATAGACCGTCCATTAGAGCCTGGTAGGTACTAGAAGACTCAAACTGTgcagttctttttgttttttatgcaGCTACCTTTGTAATAGAAAACATAAATGATTTTGCAAAGTAAAACACGTGAAACTGCTTCTCATATAGGCCCTATTATTATTTGCGTtgcatgtatattcatttttaatttgttcATTGTATTCGAATTGTAGCTTCTATTCATATTtctaatctctctctctctctctctctctctctctctctcatctTCATGATTTACTATAGGCTATAAAAGAGGAGCAAACAGACCTGTGTAATCACGTATCGGAACGTAATGTAAATTTAATAGTGAAGATTTCAATGGTCAACATTTACTTTAGGGGCCTACTGATGTAAACACACTAAAAGTAAACACTCTAAAAGTTTGATATGTTTAGAAATGTCATGAccttaaatctgaaaaaaatgtcaCTGCTTTTACAACTGTTAGGTCGAcattaaggtgatgtcactttttgaatttccggtgaataacaaaaaaccaaagaatattcagttctttccaaaaactgttatattatgattcaaccaaatagtttccattgtctaccagaaaggaacaattcttatatcttaatattgagatttgatacctttataacagacagtaaactaaaacaatagacattcatatgtgacgtcggtgagctcaacaaaacaatttcaagcacaaatattaatgtggaatgtaaagtaagttacacactacaatatccgtccaagatactttcaaaaacaatgcatttgcagaatagagagataaaagtaattttgacagctcgtgaaaactaatgacaaactttgacaggtatatgatgactcatgacctaattattttttttctgttatttcttacttccagtttgattttcataaaatgggtattctttattgtagcttacaactcatacattaaaacaataaaagaatatattgttacctcactgtcgttttgactatccatctctcgtacgaattcctattgtttcagtcatttgtcagtaattagagcaactcacagtgttgcaatcatacaaaacacatcccttattttcacatagatattgaggatttatctaatgagcacatgtattggaaacacaatttcaataccgactgtgtattgtaataatgctaaactatctcagccgtgacatctccttaaTTTTCAGAGCGAAAGTTTTGATGAAgagttaatatatataaattcatctGACAGCTATCGTTACAGAAAATAAACGCCAacgtaaagaaatgaaaatgaagtCACATATAACATGTTACATTATACCGGTTACAAAATTGAATAGAAAAGAATTATGTAGGTTGTAACCGTTAACATTATACCGATACGATACCTgtattttttccaaacattttacAGCTGAAAGACATGCTCGGTTTGATATAAATCCTCCAAAACGTCAGAACACTGTAACCATAGTGATTTATTCTTGGAAAGTACTGTGTAAACCTTGTTAAACATGTGAGTTGATAAATTTCAGTTTGcaacattttttaccaaaatggcaTCTGACGCACGTTTCCAACTGTTTGTGAAGGCTGGTAAGGATGGGAAATGCGTCGGCGACTGTCCGTTTTCACAACGAGCAAACATGTACGCACATTTAACACTGAAGAAAAATGAGTTTGAGATCACTCCTGTGAACACGAATAACAAACCAgactattttttgaaaataaatcgaGAAGGTAAAGTACCCGTCCTGGTAGATCGCCAGCAAGGTAATAAAGTTATATCAGATTCGGCTGaaataaccaaatatataaaCGAATTGTATCCCAAACCGGCATTAAAGCAAGGATACACGGGACCTGGCGACGCATGCACTGGGggaatttttccaaaatttgctGCCATGATGAAAAACAAAGACGAATCAAAGGATTCAGAACTGAAACAAGCTCTTATAGACGAGTTAAAGAAACTGAATGATTACCTAACAAATAAGGAGTGTTCTGGAAACTTTCTTCTCTGTGACAATCTGTGCGAGCTAGACTGTCAAGTTCTGCCTAAATTACGCCATGTACAAGTCGCAGGCGACTATTATAAGAAGTTTAAAATCCCTGAAGATTTCACCGCCCTGCAAGAATATATCAAACAAGGGGAGTCAAGTGATATTTTCAAAAGCACGTGTGCGCCTGATGAGGAATTCATTTGGGGATGGAGCAAGTTCTTCCCTGAAATAGATACGTCGTCCTAAGCATTGTCTTGTGTTCAgcaaatttttcataatttttcataataataaaatcataaacataCAGATAGATCTATATTGAGAAGATAAAACGTTTTTTTATAATGTCACATGGAAGGTTATAGTGGAAGTTTCGGTTTCTGAAAGAAAAAGacaccaaaacaaaaacagaaacaaaaaaacactacAGGACAGGACACCTTAGATACCTCTACAAAACAGTACGAACAAGCGTGGAAGTTTtggtttctgaaaataaaaaatcaccAAAAAAACTACAGGATTACACCTTAGATAACCTATTTTGGATAGTCTACAAAACAATACGAACAAGCGTGGAAAgataaaaaagaagataaaaagatgaattgcataaatgttatttaatttggACTTTCACATGATATTCATAACATCGGTTAATcttgttttataaaacattaacagtttatatatattattttattttcatattttgtcatTATGTTTTCACTCTTATTTAATGGATTgtgtatatttcatttatttccacTGCATTCGGCGCCTCATTATTCCTAGTTGCACAGATTTAGCATGGGCAAAAATCAGCATTGTACCGTTctgtaataataaatattttctacattCATATACGTCTCTATATattcattaaggtagttctgcacgtttgagtcgaaattttttctacaatgtagaatttgattaaactctgattttcaaaacttcagaatatacctagaaaattcagcaattaaaaaagatagggtcgtgtgcttgattttttgctacaccgatttgaaaaatttggatctcacgcaatatttcataatgggagtctatggaaaaatcattactttcataagattttcgcgaatagaaatgtctctacaatgtagattttgatgaaaattctcactgttgtaaataaacacatggcctatagtTTGGTGAAATATAATGTACAGGTCCGtgcgcttatttttgagatatttgatcatGATTTAAGTgcaccggacatttcacgctaattttaagacatcattttgattattttaacgtgtcatgttttaatatcatattttgactttagaaatatagcaacagtgccattgtaataaatttactcacatatttctattaattcataaagtgattttcatttccgtacgccgaatccaggctttattctacgttttccggataaatgacgttacaccatcacttccggttcattaaacgtgcagaactaccttaagaaccGTACAGTCAATCTTatcaaaattacttccctttaagtACTCAATGCAACTTTAATACCCCTATCTTCTATTACGACAAACTCTGCATTTACGTTTGGATTAATAAGTTTGAGAGGTTTCGCACATAATTACCTCTCAAAAACAGGCAGCTGTAATTTGGCTTGATTTCGGTATATGCCCCTAAAGGACAGTCTTTAAGAGCTTTGTGTTGGCCGAAAAAATTCGTTCCGTACTTGAACTcggtattgttttatttttagctcagctaTACGAAATCGACGTCGGCGTCCTTCGGCGTCCACAcgttagttaaagttttgatgcactttctctttttttcgctttatttctttaattacTTGATTTATTTGCTTCAAACGTATAACAGCTATTCCGCATcctcacccacatcatctggcataagggctgtaactcttgcgccaatattttatgaattatctccccttttacttagaagttcaggtaaaagttttggtgtactttcactctatccCGGTTATGATTGAATGGATTCATATGAGTCAAggcacataactctggcaccaatttttcatgaattatgccccctttttacttggaattttaggttaattttgatgcattttcagtatatctctgttattacagaagggttttgatttaaacttaaaataaatgttcaacatCACAGCCCATATCGTATGAcccaaggatcataactctggcaacaatatttcataaattgtgccccttttttcaggttaaacattttgatacattttcactctatctgttATAACCAAACGGATTTAATTCAGGCTTAAAATAGTGGtagcacatcatcacccacatcatataacataagggccataactctggcaccactattttatgaattatgtcccctttttacttagaacttcacTCTAatgttggtgcactttcactttatctttgttattacttaatgaatttgattcaaacttaaaattgttctTCCACACCATCGTTCTCATCGTataacacaaggtccataattctggcacaaaCATTGAGTGacttattccccctttttacttggaatttcagtttaattttgatgctttttagctcgactattcgaagaataagtagagctatcctacttaccacggcgtcggcgtcttaCCTTTGCTAAATTTTTCCATACCAGTCCAcgttttgacaaaaccttttgagatgaAACCTTAAAACTTTCAACTATTGTGTACCATCAccttgtccagttttaggcaagagtacttaGCTCCATCAAAGATTTAgggtgaattatggccccttttaattTACAAATCTTGGTAaagtatttcgtaccagttcatattttatgtaaactgtttgacatgtggctttgaattAACTTTTATCACTTCTTAATTATAACAAACTCtatctgcaggcaagagtacataactctatcaactattttggctgaattatggctccttttggacttagaaattggtaTAATTTTCGTGCAAGTCCAcgttttgttaaaactatttgacatgtggctttgaaacattgaacacttgtttatcatcatgatttccatctgtaggcaaaagtacttaactctgtcaactgttttggcagaattatggccttttttggacttggaaatcggttaaaattttcatacaagtccatattttgcctaacctgtatgtcatatggcttttaaactttgaccacttgtttaccataatagtctacatatgtagacAAGATTGCACAACTAGAActaggactttagctcagttatcgcccttttttaaaaatgaaattagtttatgtttgaaataccattcatattttgtctaaactgtttaatatatatgGCTGTGATTCTTGAAAAACTTGCTTATCAtgatggtcacacattgccatatagtgcaagatttatccaaatccacaaatataggtacattgtttgttttatctatttttcttcttttctctgaaaatctctggtaatatatttaccccatacttccatcaattcgtCGAATAGTCGACATCTCTTGTTtactatatctctgttgttacttaatggattttattcaaacttaaaatggctTTTCCAAACggtcacctacatcatatgacacaatgttcatGATGCTGGCGCCAGCATGCTTTGAGTTATGCTCCATTTTAAGAAGAATTTctggttcaagttgtgatgcacttctgcttgattcaaacttcaaataattgCTCCACATTATTAGCCGCATGATATGTCACAATGTCCTGGTTCGTTACTTTGCAGAAATTTcgatgaattatttcccttttatacttctttaatgttttttttatacacttttctatctctgttattacttaatacgATTGACACAGACTTGAGCtattatgcaatatcttcatccactttggagtaattaaacactccagcgacagctccagcttcctcagatgtgcccagtttcactatccagcatcgaaatagccgagcgcgctgtctcctgtgacagctcttgttatttcttgTCTCGCTCTTCATTTTTAAGTTACcacaaattgaaatgaaactgcATGAATGTGCATTATACAGCTATTGACACCTCAGCAAACTTCACTGGTATAAATTAATACTAAATGTGTTAATAATGCAGTTATGACAGATTGTAAATTTGCTGTTGATATATGAAAGTTTTAGTTGATGAATATGGATCTGGGAGAAGTGCTGTAAGTAATGAGATAGCTGTGACACTCTTAAATTTACATACCAAAGAACAGTAACTTGTTTTATGTAGAGTCAAGAAACCTATTCTCGGCCAGTCCAGTGCTCGGCCACAtaatagcgagctcgagaatcgagctttacggtaacgcaagtatactttcacacttggtgatggatttggaaagtttcgtcggaagttttaaaaaagcgcaccctagcggactggtgctcacaggaagtacttctttccggagtgaatacagaacttcattcaattgctaaaaattattcatcacttaacaataatgaaagaatgatttccagttgtttgaaaaaaaatattgttttcatttaaaagatcaagcatcggccagaaaatggaaaaaaatgtcataataagcaaatagaaacgggaacgcggtaatgacgtcaccgtgacaccggcttcccataaattttgcaacgtatgatattcactgttataggtatggtgacactaaatgtagactttttcgaataggttctcctgaattcttgtgactagtgaatagtttctttgtgacaaataaatgatgcataattttagataaatccgatttctttgagctcgctttgaggctttgccttatttcatattattctttATTGTTAATCAAAAATGTAACTTGAAAACCGTGCTTTCAGTGTTTGTTTACTTTTCGGGTTATGGATGCTAATTCAAAATGGAGTCGAATCTGTGTCGGCCAGGCGCTTGCTTTTCTGTTGCAGACGAAAACGATCAATAATGACATCTGTCATTTAGTGTTTTTTAGAGTTTCGATAATTGCACtacataataaaaaatgttcagctgtgtaacttttacataaatatttgcaaaaatgtatACTCTATTGATTTGTGTACAAAATATGCGaaagttatatgtttttataGCCTGCACCGCGCATGCGCCTCCCCCGCACCTTGCGTTAATGAGTTTAgctatttgtttttcatttaaattcacatatttaaaagcatttacaaGTATTACTGTATATTAATGATAACCATTATAAAGTGTTTTAGCATGACTGAATGAAAACTGTAagaattgaaatacatgtaggtTCAATACGTGATAAACTATAtcaaaataccaaaatattgtTAACTTATTCATAATTTGTTCTAGAAACATGttcttacggaaggtcggtggttctacccaggtgcccgctcgtgatgaaataatgcacggaggggcacctggggtgggtctttctccaccattaaatctggaaagtcgccatatgacctatcatgtgtcggtgcgacataaatcgaacgaaaaaaaaagaaacatgttcaataatatttttttgttggatttaacgtcgcacggacacatgataggtcatatggcgactttccagctttaatggtggaggaagaccccaggtgcctctccgtgcattatttcatcacgagcggacacctgggtagaaccaccgaccttccgtaagccagctggatgttcaataatataaaaatacaataaaaacaaaGCACTTTAACAAGCTTTATAAATGGGTGGCCGAGCATTGGTTCGTACTAGTAAAATTAGTGTGGTGTTTGACCTTAGTTGCACCGCACATggccccaaagtacaattaatttcccatagggttacatacatatatatcaatgcaaggctttgacacaatgttctgaagacaaatgcaaataccttctctttagaaatctatccgagagaaacacaaaaatcactttgaagtgacctgttgacctgctacttttctcacatctgtcagaatgagtagtgtattgcatttttacaaaacgaAGCGgcccagcctactttttgtacaaatccgcagacagtcatttgcaaaagaaaCCATGATTTGCCAGCAattttttacccctttctcttcatttacatcagatctataaaatttggctactttcagaagcccagaatat
The sequence above is a segment of the Mercenaria mercenaria strain notata chromosome 3, MADL_Memer_1, whole genome shotgun sequence genome. Coding sequences within it:
- the LOC123525413 gene encoding uncharacterized protein LOC123525413 isoform X1 gives rise to the protein MLLNCEIFCLQNSTVKKVFLTKFATFFTKMASDARFQLFVKAGKDGKCVGDCPFSQRANMYAHLTLKKNEFEITPVNTNNKPDYFLKINREGKVPVLVDRQQGNKVISDSAEITKYINELYPKPALKQGYTGPGDACTGGIFPKFAAMMKNKDESKDSELKQALIDELKKLNDYLTNKECSGNFLLCDNLCELDCQVLPKLRHVQVAGDYYKKFKIPEDFTALQEYIKQGESSDIFKSTCAPDEEFIWGWSKFFPEIDTSS
- the LOC123525413 gene encoding uncharacterized protein LOC123525413 isoform X2; amino-acid sequence: MASDARFQLFVKAGKDGKCVGDCPFSQRANMYAHLTLKKNEFEITPVNTNNKPDYFLKINREGKVPVLVDRQQGNKVISDSAEITKYINELYPKPALKQGYTGPGDACTGGIFPKFAAMMKNKDESKDSELKQALIDELKKLNDYLTNKECSGNFLLCDNLCELDCQVLPKLRHVQVAGDYYKKFKIPEDFTALQEYIKQGESSDIFKSTCAPDEEFIWGWSKFFPEIDTSS